The following proteins are encoded in a genomic region of Corticium candelabrum chromosome 19, ooCorCand1.1, whole genome shotgun sequence:
- the LOC134194732 gene encoding receptor-interacting serine/threonine-protein kinase 2-like isoform X1 has translation MALEQFKRENFQFDRDSDDDFLGAGSFGVVFKATIIGTGQVVALKILNTSARLQKSDKEQVQREACIMCSLRDQHVNIVGLLGVCLEPGCYALVLEYMRNGSVDRVMRENETPAHLTAWEQRIRMGLDVACGMEFLHSHQPPIAHRDLKSANVLLDDDYRCKVSDFGLAVSRSISNVTTSSRHNHYHPAGTLAFIAPEKFKVGEGSTNIFTGDVYSFSIILWQIKEMKQPFREGNYDLIRGNVIAGCRPLMTSDDGCPVTMETLIKDCWQDVPEKRPTFPGLCQVTILTLVYLGIVVTIKSILERQHASTVSPPGLFHREVVPDGTMVAPPVLQAACRPVVEQIELAANTLATPQPLPEEQEVTDDTQAISVLYSPDTVPHEVHPVIAIPCGGSPLQLPSERLRAEVERQLQPDANYQRAVSDAHRGSHETGPSREEIEPAVGRHDGDNVIAKEVFRVIQRHGSARYPALATEMGFNNNKITTTTAHCITPEDKLQAIFNVEASAVGSFATTKSMLRACSRIVHPIFGIVAEELRRDARIPRDVLEELLRV, from the exons AtggcgctggagcaattcaaGCGAGAGAACTTCCAGTTCGACCGAGACTCCGACGACGACTTTCTCGGTGCCGGCTCGTTTGGCGTAGTCTTCAAGGCCACCATCATCGGCACCGGCCAGGTCGTGGCTCTAAAAATCCTCAACACGTCTGCAAGACTACAAAAAAG CGATAAGGAGCAGGTCCAGCGAGAGGCATGCATTATGTGCAGTCTGAGAGACCAGCATGTCAATATTGTCGGTCTTCTTGGTGTTTGTCTTGAGCCCGGATGCTACGCGCTCGTTTTGGAGTATATGAGGAATGGGAGTGTTGACAGGGTGATGAGAGAGAACGAAACGCCCGCTCATTTGACTGCTTGGGAGCAGAGGATTCGGATGGGTCTCGATGTTGCGTGCGGCATGGAATTTCTGCACTCGCATCAGCCGCCGATTGCTCATCGAGACTTGAAGAGTGCAAACGTGCTTCTGGACGACGACTACCGCTGCAAG GTTTCAGATTTTGGTCTTGCTGTGTCGCGATCAATCTCGAACGTAACCACATCATCCAGACACAATCACTACCATCCCGCTGGCACGCTAGCATTCATCGCTCCAGAGAAATTCAAAGTAGGAGAAGGTTCGACAAATATCTTCACCGGAGACGTTTATTC GTTTTCTATAATCTTGTGGCAGATAAAGGAAATGAAACAACCTTTTCGTG AAGGGAATTATGATCTTATTAGAGGGAATGTCATAGCCGGATGTCGACCTCTGATGACTAGTGACGACGGTTGTCCAGTCACAATGGAAACTCTTATAAAGGATTGTTGGCAGGACGTCCCTGAAAAGAGGCCAACATTCCCAG GCCTTTGTCAGGTCACCATCCTTACACTTGTGTATCTAGGCATTGTCGTAACCATCAAGTCTATTCTTGAACGACAACATGCAAGTACCGTCTCACCTCCAG GGCTCTTTCATCGAGAAGTAGTTCCTGATGGCACAATGGTGGCTCCGCCTGTACTACAAGCAGCTTGCCGACCGGTTGTGGAGCAGATAGAATTGGCAGCTAACACACTGGCCACTCCACAACCGCTGCCTG AGGAACAAGAGGTCACAGATGATACACAAGCTATTAGTGTCTTGTATTCTCCAG ATACAGTGCCACATGAAGTTCATCCGGTGATAGCAATACCGTGTGGTGGTAGTCCACTCCAGTTACCAA GTGAAAGACTTCGTGCTGAAGTCGAGAGGCAACTACAACCGGACGCTAATTATCAGAGAGCAGTGTCAG ATGCTCATCGTGGCTCACACGAGACGGGGCCATCTCGAGAGGAGATTGAACCTGCAGTGG GGAGACACGATGGTGACAATGTCATAGCAAAGGAGGTTTTCAGAGTTATCCAACGTCACGGAAGTGCACGATACCCGGCTCtagcaacagaaatgggcttcaacaacaacaagatcaCCACCACTACTGCACACTGTATCACACCTGAAGACAAACTACAAGCCATCTTTAACGTCGAGGCCAGTGCAGTCGGCTCTTTTGCCACCACCAAGTCGATGCTCAGAGCTTGCAGTAGGATCGTACATCCTATATTTGGAATTGTTGCAGAAGAACTTCGCAGAG ATGCTAGGATTCCTAGAGATGTTTTGGAGGAACTTTTACGTGTATGA
- the LOC134194732 gene encoding ankyrin repeat and protein kinase domain-containing protein 1-like isoform X2 has product MALEQFKRENFQFDRDSDDDFLGAGSFGVVFKATIIGTGQVVALKILNTSARLQKSDKEQVQREACIMCSLRDQHVNIVGLLGVCLEPGCYALVLEYMRNGSVDRVMRENETPAHLTAWEQRIRMGLDVACGMEFLHSHQPPIAHRDLKSANVLLDDDYRCKVSDFGLAVSRSISNVTTSSRHNHYHPAGTLAFIAPEKFKVGEGSTNIFTGDVYSFSIILWQIKEMKQPFREGNYDLIRGNVIAGCRPLMTSDDGCPVTMETLIKDCWQDVPEKRPTFPGIVVTIKSILERQHASTVSPPGLFHREVVPDGTMVAPPVLQAACRPVVEQIELAANTLATPQPLPEEQEVTDDTQAISVLYSPDTVPHEVHPVIAIPCGGSPLQLPSERLRAEVERQLQPDANYQRAVSDAHRGSHETGPSREEIEPAVGRHDGDNVIAKEVFRVIQRHGSARYPALATEMGFNNNKITTTTAHCITPEDKLQAIFNVEASAVGSFATTKSMLRACSRIVHPIFGIVAEELRRDARIPRDVLEELLRV; this is encoded by the exons AtggcgctggagcaattcaaGCGAGAGAACTTCCAGTTCGACCGAGACTCCGACGACGACTTTCTCGGTGCCGGCTCGTTTGGCGTAGTCTTCAAGGCCACCATCATCGGCACCGGCCAGGTCGTGGCTCTAAAAATCCTCAACACGTCTGCAAGACTACAAAAAAG CGATAAGGAGCAGGTCCAGCGAGAGGCATGCATTATGTGCAGTCTGAGAGACCAGCATGTCAATATTGTCGGTCTTCTTGGTGTTTGTCTTGAGCCCGGATGCTACGCGCTCGTTTTGGAGTATATGAGGAATGGGAGTGTTGACAGGGTGATGAGAGAGAACGAAACGCCCGCTCATTTGACTGCTTGGGAGCAGAGGATTCGGATGGGTCTCGATGTTGCGTGCGGCATGGAATTTCTGCACTCGCATCAGCCGCCGATTGCTCATCGAGACTTGAAGAGTGCAAACGTGCTTCTGGACGACGACTACCGCTGCAAG GTTTCAGATTTTGGTCTTGCTGTGTCGCGATCAATCTCGAACGTAACCACATCATCCAGACACAATCACTACCATCCCGCTGGCACGCTAGCATTCATCGCTCCAGAGAAATTCAAAGTAGGAGAAGGTTCGACAAATATCTTCACCGGAGACGTTTATTC GTTTTCTATAATCTTGTGGCAGATAAAGGAAATGAAACAACCTTTTCGTG AAGGGAATTATGATCTTATTAGAGGGAATGTCATAGCCGGATGTCGACCTCTGATGACTAGTGACGACGGTTGTCCAGTCACAATGGAAACTCTTATAAAGGATTGTTGGCAGGACGTCCCTGAAAAGAGGCCAACATTCCCAG GCATTGTCGTAACCATCAAGTCTATTCTTGAACGACAACATGCAAGTACCGTCTCACCTCCAG GGCTCTTTCATCGAGAAGTAGTTCCTGATGGCACAATGGTGGCTCCGCCTGTACTACAAGCAGCTTGCCGACCGGTTGTGGAGCAGATAGAATTGGCAGCTAACACACTGGCCACTCCACAACCGCTGCCTG AGGAACAAGAGGTCACAGATGATACACAAGCTATTAGTGTCTTGTATTCTCCAG ATACAGTGCCACATGAAGTTCATCCGGTGATAGCAATACCGTGTGGTGGTAGTCCACTCCAGTTACCAA GTGAAAGACTTCGTGCTGAAGTCGAGAGGCAACTACAACCGGACGCTAATTATCAGAGAGCAGTGTCAG ATGCTCATCGTGGCTCACACGAGACGGGGCCATCTCGAGAGGAGATTGAACCTGCAGTGG GGAGACACGATGGTGACAATGTCATAGCAAAGGAGGTTTTCAGAGTTATCCAACGTCACGGAAGTGCACGATACCCGGCTCtagcaacagaaatgggcttcaacaacaacaagatcaCCACCACTACTGCACACTGTATCACACCTGAAGACAAACTACAAGCCATCTTTAACGTCGAGGCCAGTGCAGTCGGCTCTTTTGCCACCACCAAGTCGATGCTCAGAGCTTGCAGTAGGATCGTACATCCTATATTTGGAATTGTTGCAGAAGAACTTCGCAGAG ATGCTAGGATTCCTAGAGATGTTTTGGAGGAACTTTTACGTGTATGA
- the LOC134194830 gene encoding probable serine/threonine-protein kinase DDB_G0271682 isoform X2 — MEFLIKSFDRSTLKYNDKDDFVDSGSFGEVFRAERTDTNDIVAVKVLSGPRRLKEEQERMFRKEVAILSGLAHPNIVKFLGVCFHASFYAFVMEFVENGNLDALLLEKLEVHLDWREWVCLARMAREVAVAMEYLHRQQPPIVHRDLKSANILVDANYHCKVSDFGLSKVRGISTFTTARQKKNFNPNGTLPFIPPERFDQSEVEEKARKGDVYSYGMILWQMKEKARPFGDNDVAIRAMVLSGARPAITESDDCPSQVTSLIKVCWAQKPDQRLDFRDIVVKLNDVVINTPDGRSSANFSDKCDSVRVVYSSPTVPCQPSGSTKNDNAGSSSTPSNLPSKEHERKIKFYWMELLADLETRVNPARAPIVQH; from the exons ATGGAGTTTCTCATCAAGTCATTTGATCGGAGCACTTTAAAATACAACGACAAAGATGACTTCGTCGACTCAGGCAGCTTTGGCGAAGTCTTTCGGGCAGAAAGAACGGACACGAACGATATCGTCGCGGTGAAGGTTCTGAGCGGGCCAAGAAGACTAAAAGAAGA GCAGGAGCGAATGTTTCGAAAGGAAGTCGCCATTTTGAGTGGACTGGCTCATCCCAATATTGTCAAGTTTTTGGGCGTGTGTTTCCATGCGTCGTTCTACGCGTTTGTTATGGAGTTCGTGGAGAATGGCAATCTCGATGCGTTACTGTTGGAGAAACTCGAAGTTCACTTGGACTGGCGTGAGTGGGTGTGTCTTGCAAGAATGGCGCGTGAAGTTGCTGTCGCCATGGAGTATCTGCATCGTCAACAGCCGCCTATTGTTCACAGGGATCTGAAGAGTGCTAACATTCTGGTCGATGCTAATTACCATTGCAAG GTCAGTGACTTTGGTCTCTCAAAAGTGCGAGGCATTTCTACTTTTACTACAGcaagacaaaagaaaaacTTCAATCCAAACGGTACTCTGCCATTCATTCCTCCCGAGCGATTCGATCAATCGGAAGTTGAAGAGAAAGCTCGGAAAGGAGACGTCTACTC GTATGGAATGATACTATGGCAGATGAAGGAAAAGGCGAGACCATttggtg ATAATGATGTTGCTATTCGAGCTATGGTTCTTTCTGGAGCGAGGCCGGCAATTACTGAGTCTGACGACTGTCCAAGTCAAGTAACGAGTCTTATCAAAGTGTGTTGGGCACAGAAACCTGATCAAAGACTAGACtttagag ATATTGTTGTCAAATTGAACGATGTTGTCATTAACACGCCCGATGGAAGATCATCTGCGA ATTTTTCAGATAAATGCGATAGTGTGAGGGTAGTTTACAGTAGTCCTACGGTGCCGTGTCAACCATCTG GTTCAACAAAGAACGACAATGCAGGAAGCAGTTCAACACCATCAAATCTTCCATCAAAAG AACACGAACGAAAGATAAAATTCTATTGGATGGAATTGCTTGCCGATCTGGAG ACACGAGTGAATCCTGCACGTGCACCAATAGTTCAACATTGA
- the LOC134194830 gene encoding probable serine/threonine-protein kinase DDB_G0271682 isoform X1, whose amino-acid sequence MEFLIKSFDRSTLKYNDKDDFVDSGSFGEVFRAERTDTNDIVAVKVLSGPRRLKEEQERMFRKEVAILSGLAHPNIVKFLGVCFHASFYAFVMEFVENGNLDALLLEKLEVHLDWREWVCLARMAREVAVAMEYLHRQQPPIVHRDLKSANILVDANYHCKVSDFGLSKVRGISTFTTARQKKNFNPNGTLPFIPPERFDQSEVEEKARKGDVYSYGMILWQMKEKARPFGDNDVAIRAMVLSGARPAITESDDCPSQVTSLIKVCWAQKPDQRLDFRDIVVKLNDVVINTPDGRSSANFSDKCDSVRVVYSSPTVPCQPSGSTKNDNAGSSSTPSNLPSKEHERKIKFYWMELLADLEVKGVLNKMYSKIKHFDKSEYDNMASSRTGAKDLLMWLSRRGKDEYDVFLEALKHSQPHLHEMLCKPNPEFDKFFRKA is encoded by the exons ATGGAGTTTCTCATCAAGTCATTTGATCGGAGCACTTTAAAATACAACGACAAAGATGACTTCGTCGACTCAGGCAGCTTTGGCGAAGTCTTTCGGGCAGAAAGAACGGACACGAACGATATCGTCGCGGTGAAGGTTCTGAGCGGGCCAAGAAGACTAAAAGAAGA GCAGGAGCGAATGTTTCGAAAGGAAGTCGCCATTTTGAGTGGACTGGCTCATCCCAATATTGTCAAGTTTTTGGGCGTGTGTTTCCATGCGTCGTTCTACGCGTTTGTTATGGAGTTCGTGGAGAATGGCAATCTCGATGCGTTACTGTTGGAGAAACTCGAAGTTCACTTGGACTGGCGTGAGTGGGTGTGTCTTGCAAGAATGGCGCGTGAAGTTGCTGTCGCCATGGAGTATCTGCATCGTCAACAGCCGCCTATTGTTCACAGGGATCTGAAGAGTGCTAACATTCTGGTCGATGCTAATTACCATTGCAAG GTCAGTGACTTTGGTCTCTCAAAAGTGCGAGGCATTTCTACTTTTACTACAGcaagacaaaagaaaaacTTCAATCCAAACGGTACTCTGCCATTCATTCCTCCCGAGCGATTCGATCAATCGGAAGTTGAAGAGAAAGCTCGGAAAGGAGACGTCTACTC GTATGGAATGATACTATGGCAGATGAAGGAAAAGGCGAGACCATttggtg ATAATGATGTTGCTATTCGAGCTATGGTTCTTTCTGGAGCGAGGCCGGCAATTACTGAGTCTGACGACTGTCCAAGTCAAGTAACGAGTCTTATCAAAGTGTGTTGGGCACAGAAACCTGATCAAAGACTAGACtttagag ATATTGTTGTCAAATTGAACGATGTTGTCATTAACACGCCCGATGGAAGATCATCTGCGA ATTTTTCAGATAAATGCGATAGTGTGAGGGTAGTTTACAGTAGTCCTACGGTGCCGTGTCAACCATCTG GTTCAACAAAGAACGACAATGCAGGAAGCAGTTCAACACCATCAAATCTTCCATCAAAAG AACACGAACGAAAGATAAAATTCTATTGGATGGAATTGCTTGCCGATCTGGAGGTAAAAGGCGTATTGAATAAAATGTATTCTAAGATCAAACATTTTGATAAGAGCGAATACGATAACATGGCGTCATCTCGAACTGGTGCTAAAGACCTTTTGATGTGGTTATCGCGAAGAGGCAAAGACGAGTACGACGTATTTTTGGAGGCACTGAAGCATTCGCAACCTCATCTGCATGAAATGTTGTGCAAGCCAAATCCAGAATTTGATAAATTTTTTAGGAAAGCTTAG
- the LOC134194509 gene encoding sodium-dependent lysophosphatidylcholine symporter 1-B-like has protein sequence MKSSIEQEKLLTSGSEGRRSTPSKLSTLRKFLFGVGGAASMMAGTVLGFYLQIFLLETAQLSPGYASIVVFVGKLWDAITDPLVGFWSSKTNTRMGRMRPWLLVSSVPMVAAYIAVWFVPPGNQATKTVYYVLVYCSYQTFMSGFHVPYTALTVYLSTDSKERDSATAFRMVSEAMRTLIGAVTQGVCISIIVDKSSECIDYKDEPNAYLSQEKTAYFTSACIIGILMLISALSPFFGVREVKDAAVTHEPLGFFKSLCYTFKQRPFVYLMLMYLCAWLMVSLVQTNLALYVHYVLDMESEFQYGIILLLVVVVLSIPLWQLSILRLGKKASFVIGITCTLPGLFLLLYITKEYKDLLWVTAIISGVGTGSAFLVPWSMLPDAIDEAAARDGSRCSMHSLCFGRSSRVVLHWDCRLWLYKYSANTKQESVCNRGQLLSHLDS, from the exons ATGAAAAGCTCCATCGAACAG GAGAAACTGCTCACATCGGGCAGTGAAGGTCGTCGTTCGACGCCTAGCAAGCTCTCTACACTGAGAAAGTTTCTGTTCGGTGTGGGAGGTGCAGCGTCGATGATGGCAGGAACAGTTCTCGGGTTCTATCTTCAGATATTTCTTTTGGAAACAGCACAA TTGTCTCCAGGTTATGCATCTATAGTCGTCTTTGTTGGTAAGTTATGGGATGCAATTACTGACCCTCTGGTCGGATTTTGGtcaagcaaaacaaacacaagaatgGGAAGAATGAGACCATG GCTACTGGTTTCCTCAGTGCCGATGGTCGCTGCATACATCGCAGTCTGGTTTGTGCCGCCAGGAAATCAGGCAACCAAGACGGTCTACTATGTGCTTGTGTACTGTAGCTATCAGACGTTTATGTCg GGTTTTCACGTTCCCTACACCGCTCTCACAGTGTACCTAAGTACCGACAGCAAAGAACGAGACTCTGCCACTGCTTTCA GAATGGTGTCTGAAGCAATGAGAACTCTTATTGGGGCGGTTACCCAGGGTGTATGCATATCTATTATTGTTGACAAATCGTCAGAATGCATAGATTATAAAGACGAGCCTAATGCATATTTATCACAAGAG AAAACAGCATACTTCACCAGTGCCTGCATTATTGGTATTCTCATGCTGATATCTGCACTATCGCCTTTCTTTGGTGTCAGAGAAGTCAAAG ATGCTGCAGTTACACACGAACCCCTTGGATTCTTCAAGAGCCTTTGTTACACCTTCAAGCAGCGTCCGTTTGTctatttgatgttgatgtaCTTGTGTGCTTGGTTGATGGTCTCG CTTGTACAAACCAACCTGGCTCTATATGTTCACTATGTGTTGGACATGGAAAGCGAATTTCAGTATGGTATTATACTTTTGCTG GTTGTGGTAGTGCTCTCAATCCCTCTATGGCAGCTTTCTATTCTCCGATTAGGCAAAAAGGCCTCGTTCGTCATTGGAATAACG TGTACGCTTCCAGGACTGTTTCTCTTGTTGTATATCACCAAAGAATACAAAGACTTATTATGGGTAACAGCCATCATAAGTGGAGTTGGAACCGGCTCTGCCTTTTTGGTTCCTTG GTCGATGTTGCCTGATGCAATCGATGAGGCTGCGGCAAGAGACGGGAGTCGTTGTTCTATGCATTCTTTGTGTTTTGGCAGAAGTTCTCGAGTGGTATTGCATTGGGATTGTCGACTCTGGCTCTACAAAT ATTCGGCAAATACGAAACAGGAAAGTGTATGCAACCGTGGACAGTTGCTCTCACACTTGGACTCTTAA
- the LOC134194508 gene encoding kelch-like protein 2, whose amino-acid sequence MSGATIQGGPDHIQSSSASEAVAAAAEHSRCHSDDLSTSNHNSPPLGIPHGYEFKDPACCERAFEVLSELRNDNQLCDVVLSAGNHSISAHRVVLAACSPYFRAMFTGELAESRQSHVTLHGLNPLALDLLVNFAYTSRIDVTESNVQVLLPAANLLQLVAVRDACSSFLQSQLDATNCLGIKAFGDLHACSDLKMAAHIFALRNFIEVIKSEEFLCLSAREVVELISSDDLFVRTEEHVYEAVLCWVKHDEQMRQKDLPILLECVRLPLLSKEYLVSNVEAEPIMRSHTSCKDYIIEAMKYHLTSSEQRTHIQTPRTRLRKSIGLPKNILVIGGQSPKAIRSVEIFDFATQKWTAVADLNARRCRCGVAVHNGLVYAVGGFDGSSRVRSVECYEVSHDRWYLVESMNMRRSTLGAGVLNGCVYAVGGFDGSSGLDSVEKYDPDLNVWTTVAPMSIRRSSVGVAVLNNFMYALGGYDGIARQCLNTVECYNPDTNTWRLSVPMNQCRSGSAVAVLDNCIFALGGHDGPDIRRSAEFYDAEKDQWTLIANMKMCRRNAGAVAVNGMIYVVGGDDGTSNLNSMEMYDPRLDMWTVVTPCLSTGRSYAGIAVIDKPNRVQ is encoded by the exons ATGTCTGGTGCAACAATACAGGGAGGTCCCGATCACATTCAGTCAAGCAGCGCCTCTGAGGCCGTGGCGGCCGCCGCCGAGCACTCACGTTGTCACAGCGACGACCTGTCGACGTCCAATCACAACTCTCCGCCGCTCGGCATACCGCACGGCTACGAATTCAAGGATCCGGCATGCTGTGAGCGCGCCTTCGAGGTCCTCAGTGAATTGCGAAATGACAATCAGCTGTGCGACGTCGTGCTTTCGGCCGGAAATCACAGCATCTCCGCGCACAGAGTCGTTCTGGCCGCCTGTTCGCCTTATTTTCGTGCCATGTTTACCGGAGAGTTGGCGGAGAGCAGGCAGAGTCACGTGACCCTCCACGGGCTCAACCCATTGGCTCTCGATCTTCTTGTCAATTTCGCTTATACGTCACGAATTGACGTGACGGAAAGCAACGTGCAAGTTTTACTTCCCGCTGCTAATCTACTTCAACTGGTTGCCGTTCGAGATGCGTGTAGTAGTTTTCTGCAGTCTCAACTTGATGCTACGAACTGCTTGGGTATCAAGGCGTTTGGAGATCTGCACGCTTGTTCTGATCTCAAAATGGCGGCGCACATTTTTGCTCTGAGAAACTTTATCGAGGTCATCAAAAGTGAAGAGTTTCTCTGCCTCAGTGCACGAGAAGTTGTCGAGTTGATATCGAGTGACGACTTGTTTGTACGAACAGAGGAGCATGTTTATGAAGCCGTGTTGTGTTGGGTGAAGCACGACGAACAGATGAGACAGAAAGATCTACCCATATTATTGGAGTGTGTTCGTTTGCCGCTCTTGAGTAAGGAATATCTCGTCAGCAATGTTGAAGCCGAACCGATTATGCGAAGTCACACTTCTTGTAAGGATTATATTATTGAGGCCATGAAATATCATCTTACCAGTTCTGAACAGCGAACACACATTCAGACGCCGAGAACTCGTTTGAGAAAGTCGATTGGTTTACCGAAGAACATTTTGGTTATTGGAGGTCAGTCTCCGAAAGCGATTCGGAGTGTTGAAATATTTGACTTTGCTACTCAAAAGTGGACAGCAGTGGCCGATCTGAATGCACGTCGATGCAGATGTGGCGTGGCTGTACATAATGGATTGGTGTATGCTGTTGGAGGCTTTGACGGATCATCAAGAGTCAG GTCTGTTGAGTGTTACGAGGTGTCGCACGATCGATGGTATCTTGTTGAATCGATGAATATGCGACGTAGCACGCTGGGTGCGGGTGTTTTAAATGGGTGTGTTTATGCTGTGGGCGGGTTTGATGGTTCCAGTGGTTTGGACAGTGTTGAAAAGTATGATCCTG ATCTCAATGTATGGACAACGGTAGCTCCCATGAGTATTCGACGCTCAAGTGTTGGCGTGGCCGTTTTGAATAATTTCATGTATGCTCTCGGCGGATACGACGGCATTGCACGTCAGTGCTTGAACACCGTTGAATGCTACAATCCAGACACAAACACGTGGCGTTTATCAGTTCCGATGAATCAATGCAGAAG TGGCTCTGCTGTGGCTGTACTCGACAACTGCATTTTTGCACTGGGCGGTCACGACGGTCCCGATATCCGACGCTCGGCTGAATTCTACGATGCCGAGAAAGACCAGTGGACGTTGATTGCTAACATGAAGATGTGCCGACGTAATGCAGGTGCCGTGGCTGTCAACGGGATGATATACGTCGTCGGTGGCGATGACGGCACGTCAAACTTGAACAGCATGGAAATGTATGATCCCAGGTTGGACATGTGGACGGTAGTAACGCCTTGTCTTAGCACGGGACGAAGCTACGCGGGTATAGCAGTCATAGACAAACCAAACCGCGTGCAATGA